The DNA region ACCAGTCCGTCATGTTTTTCAATTCCTGTGGCTATATCATCGCTGTTATATGCTCCGTTAAATCTTATGGTCCATAAGGTGTCTCCGTTTTCTTTGTAGCCTATGGTGGCAAAATCTTTATTGCTGCCGTTGCTGCTTTCGCCTGTAATGTAAACATTATTATCATCACCCACAATCAGCCTGTTGGCTTTGTCCTCATGGTTGTAATTGTAATATCTTACCCACTGCTGTGTTCCTGTACTGTCGTATTTTATGGTGCAGTAATCATCATTGCCGCTGCTGTTTTTTGTTTGGCCTGTTACATATACATTGCCATAGTAATCTACTCCTAAAGAGTTGGCTATATCATCCTGGTGTGAGGTGTGATCGAATGTTCTTGTCCATTTTACATTTCCCTGGTAATCGAATTTTATTGTTTTATAATCTAACCCGTTTGATAGTGTTGCTTCTGCTCCTGTAACATATACATTTCCGTTTACATCTGTTACTGCCTGTGTTAATTTATCAAAGCTGACTCCTGCTGATCGCAGTGTATCAACCGTGGTTCCTGCCGGTGTATATTGCAGCCTTGCATAATCATAGGTGGTAATGGTGCTTTGGCTGCCTCCATTTACAAATATGTTATTGTCGGCTATTTCTACGTTAAATGGAATATCATTCCCTAAGTAGTTGTATGTTTTTATCCATTGCTGACTTCCGCTGCTGTTTAATTTTATAGTTGCATAATCAAATAAGGTCAGATACCCCATGCTTGCTCCGGTAACATAAATATTAGTGGTGTCAACAATAATGGCACTCACTATATCTGCCGCACTTCCAACTCCATTGTAGGTGTACGTCCAGAGCAAGGTGCCTGTGCTGTCGTATTTGAGCACTAAAAAATCGTAGTTATTGGTTGCATTTATATAGCTAAATCCGGCTACTATTAAATTCTGATTGCTGTCTATGGCAAGTGCTGTGGCCTGATCTCTGTAGTTTCCACTTCCCGTGTAGCTTATTGTAAATAGTGTTGCTCCATACTGGTCGTACTTTTTTATTTCAATATCTGGTCCTGTTAAGCTGTTAATTGAAGAGCCGGCTACATAAAGATTTCCGTTACCGTCTATAACAGTTGGTATTTTAAGCACCGTGTCCTGTAAGCCGAAAGTATCTGTCCAGATGGTTGTGGCCGTGTTTTGTGCTTTCAAGGTTATGGAAAAGGTCAAAGAAATAATAATTATTATATATTTTTTCATGTGATTAAAATTAAGGATTTAATTTAAATTATTGATTTTTATTTTCTGTAAACAGAAATGTTCAAGGTGGTTTGAATGATTGAAAATATAAGTCGAAATATAATCTATACTTTGGGGCTGGCGTGCGGTTGGTGAATTTGGGCTCTTTTACATTTTTATGTGCCGTTGCCTGTTGTGGTTGTGAAAATGGAAATGTGCCTAAATGTGCGGTTGCGCGCGTGGGCTTTTTTGGTTGAAGGTTGCTCCTGTCCGTCATGTTCGCAATGTCCTATTGGTTGCTTATAACGTTTGGCAGCTTGGCGAAGTGGCGGATTTTGAAGCACTTACTTTCATTTTAGCACTAATGCTTATTTGAAAACCAAATGTTCAATTTAGCACCGAACCCGCCATTTTGCCAAACTGCTGTTGTGCGTTCGGCATAATTAATTCAAAAGTTCCCATTTTTCTTTATAAATATCAACGTTATCTCTGAAAGACCTCATATCATTGTCATTGTGTTTTTGACCATTTCTTCCCGGTGTGTCTAACCAAGTTTGATGATTGTTTCTAACATTTTCAGCTAATTCAATACTAGGTACAATATAAAAATCTGGTCTTTCAAATTCATCTTTAAGCATAACAAAAATATAAAAAAGGTCTTTACTCTTTATGTTTTCAGCCTTTTTATTTAATGGCCATTTTTTTGATTTATTTTGAATTGTTTTTACTTGTATTGCAAATGTTTTAAATCCATTTGGTTCACAAGCTAATATGTCTACGCTATCATTATTTCGTAGTGTAATAGACGCCATAAAACCACGTCTTGATAATTCAGCTGCTACATAATATTCACCTGCAATTCCTGTAATTCCTTTGGAAAGTCTATTTGATATCATAAATGTATATTCTTGTAAAACCAACCTATTGATTGACTTAAAATTGGTTTTGTTGAAACAGTAAATTTGTCTGATGGAAATGTATAGTCAATTTGCCCAAACTCATTTTTTATAACAATTGCGTTTCCTATTATTTCAAGTTTGCCAACAGTTTCAAAATTGTTTGACGCTCTTAATACTTCCATATTTTCAGGATTATATGTTTGTTCATCTGTCCACATTTCATACTTTCCCTTAATTCTATCTTGTTTACCACTTTCTTCTGTGTAATTTTGATAATCGTATTCAGTAAGTTTAATTAGGTTGCATATTTTAATAATTTGCAAACCGTTTGTAACTGGCGGATTTCCGAATTCAAGTTTAGCGTTTAATGATTTTTCTAAATCTTGTTTTGAATAACGAAGTTCGTCTGGTGTTACGCCTTGTTTGTTCAATGCGATGATGAGTTCATACAAAACATAATCTCTAAAATCTTCGTGAAGAGTTGTAAGATGAAGTCTAAACCAAGGATATTTAGAATTGATTAATTGAAAAGGTTGGTCGAAATTTTCGTATTCGCCTTTTTCGTTCACTTCTAATCCTTCGTCTGTCAAATCCATTTCGTTGTGATGATAAATGAATTTTTCTCCGTTTCGGTTTCGTTTGCGTTCAATTGTTAAGCTTCCGCCTTCTGCTAAAATTTCAAA from Bacteroidia bacterium includes:
- a CDS encoding aspartate ammonia-lyase, encoding MISNRLSKGITGIAGEYYVAAELSRRGFMASITLRNNDSVDILACEPNGFKTFAIQVKTIQNKSKKWPLNKKAENIKSKDLFYIFVMLKDEFERPDFYIVPSIELAENVRNNHQTWLDTPGRNGQKHNDNDMRSFRDNVDIYKEKWELLN